A window from Armatimonas rosea encodes these proteins:
- a CDS encoding thermonuclease family protein gives MSRLVFCLLIFLLALPSTAQNAFKGKVVDIEKGDQLTVQLDSWKLKVRLHGIEAAKTGELARVAQEWTRARVANQQVQVGVRGTAAKGIVYGDVSYLPGEHNIAIELAEQGLATWTERYAPSRKDLMAAQARAQAAHAGIWGNESVEVIRLRRTLQAAPKATPTPQPQRTAKLVAAPKSTPTPQPTGTVPSKPNTRLSPWPLLLGILCAVALLGTAERVSRDARRLRQRPTLLTDQHDNTAGFMKLRGIAHTDQPLLVSIAGRIPGLYIHEITQVYHNGSWRTTYDETDKLPFTLDDGSGQVTISEGLLRFMPIRVARFYNDFPVEKWHPNSYGGDIRTEVFFIPADVTVVVFGDLAPSRTQPLMVIEGDERRLTHQPVRLAMALIVGAAGALLLGGYFMLSGVG, from the coding sequence GTGAGTCGGCTGGTTTTTTGTCTCCTGATTTTTCTTCTGGCGCTGCCTAGCACGGCGCAGAATGCCTTTAAGGGCAAGGTCGTTGACATCGAGAAGGGAGACCAGCTTACCGTACAGCTCGACTCATGGAAGCTTAAGGTTCGCCTCCATGGAATCGAGGCTGCCAAGACGGGGGAGCTTGCTCGTGTGGCCCAGGAGTGGACACGGGCGCGTGTGGCCAACCAGCAGGTTCAGGTGGGCGTGCGTGGAACCGCCGCGAAGGGCATCGTCTACGGTGACGTGAGCTACCTTCCGGGGGAGCACAATATCGCGATCGAGCTGGCCGAGCAGGGGCTGGCTACCTGGACCGAGCGCTACGCACCCAGCCGGAAGGACCTGATGGCCGCCCAAGCCCGCGCGCAAGCCGCCCACGCCGGTATCTGGGGCAACGAGTCGGTTGAGGTAATTCGTCTGCGCCGCACTCTCCAAGCCGCTCCCAAGGCAACTCCCACGCCGCAGCCTCAAAGAACCGCGAAGCTCGTCGCTGCCCCGAAGTCCACGCCTACTCCTCAGCCCACGGGAACCGTCCCCAGTAAGCCGAACACCCGCCTCTCGCCTTGGCCGCTTCTGCTGGGAATTCTGTGTGCGGTTGCCTTGCTTGGTACGGCGGAGCGCGTGAGTCGCGATGCACGGCGCCTCCGCCAGCGCCCCACGCTCCTGACCGACCAGCACGACAACACGGCAGGGTTTATGAAGCTACGGGGGATCGCCCACACCGACCAGCCTCTTTTGGTGAGTATCGCGGGGCGCATTCCGGGGCTCTATATCCACGAGATCACCCAAGTCTACCACAATGGCTCCTGGCGAACGACCTACGACGAGACCGACAAGCTGCCCTTCACCCTCGACGATGGCAGTGGGCAGGTGACGATCTCCGAGGGGCTCTTGCGCTTCATGCCTATCCGAGTGGCCCGCTTCTACAATGACTTTCCCGTTGAGAAGTGGCACCCCAACTCCTACGGCGGGGACATTCGCACCGAGGTCTTCTTTATCCCCGCCGATGTGACCGTTGTCGTGTTTGGCGACCTCGCGCCCAGCCGCACGCAGCCGCTCATGGTGATTGAGGGCGACGAGCGGCGGCTGACCCACCAGCCCGTGCGGCTGGCGATGGCGCTGATTGTCGGTGCCGCGGGGGCACTCTTGCTGGGGGGCTACTTTATGCTCTCGGGCGTAGGTTGA
- a CDS encoding tetratricopeptide repeat protein has translation MKRILVSSAALTAFSLLGTPTWAQSPQQPVVSAAADNGAFDRARKAYKEGDIATARTEMEKAIAALPDDADANDWMGFVLVKSNDYSRAIPYLEKALAKKPKSYETMTNLGNACLLKTDRTPADTDRAIELFTTVAESRPNSAEAQFNLGYAAARKKDYARAATAYRKAGELRPNDGQTFINLGIALQSLGKLDEAAQAMRTGISNNTGDKAAHAALGSIEIQRRNFTGAVGVLETARKLDPNNYGVLVNLAYAYSQTRRSAEGATVYGLAADLAASGAEGAPAGDVTARYNQGVLLALTGNTDGALAAYEKALGVNPRYLDALLNAGYLHFQKGTYAEAAKRFKAATELDDKSYVAWLNLGTACQKQQDLNGAISAWEKAAALNTSDYDSRSYLASALLTQGREDDAGKIFVEMAKLKPDEAGPQLAMGLSYMRANKLDDAMKSFQAAIKADPSSAQAHNNLGVVYERRGLLNQAMAEYKKAVQLDPALTDAKNNLARFGKQAETGDTKPASKPTPKSTAKPTKKASGG, from the coding sequence ATGAAGCGGATTCTAGTTTCTTCAGCGGCTCTGACCGCTTTTAGCCTGCTCGGCACCCCAACATGGGCACAGAGCCCACAGCAGCCCGTGGTGTCGGCTGCCGCCGACAACGGAGCCTTCGACCGGGCACGTAAGGCCTACAAAGAGGGCGATATCGCCACCGCTCGCACCGAGATGGAGAAGGCAATCGCCGCCCTACCCGACGATGCTGATGCCAACGACTGGATGGGGTTTGTGCTTGTCAAGAGCAACGACTACTCCCGGGCGATCCCGTACCTTGAGAAGGCTCTCGCTAAGAAGCCCAAGTCCTACGAGACCATGACCAACCTGGGGAACGCCTGTCTGCTCAAGACCGACCGTACCCCCGCCGACACGGACCGGGCTATCGAGCTCTTTACCACGGTCGCCGAGAGCCGGCCCAACTCCGCCGAGGCACAGTTCAACCTGGGCTACGCCGCCGCCCGTAAGAAAGACTACGCTCGGGCTGCCACCGCCTACCGCAAGGCCGGAGAGCTGCGTCCGAACGATGGGCAGACCTTCATCAACCTGGGGATCGCCCTCCAGAGCCTCGGCAAGCTCGACGAGGCCGCACAGGCGATGCGCACCGGAATCTCCAACAACACCGGGGACAAGGCCGCCCACGCCGCCCTGGGCTCGATCGAGATCCAGCGCCGCAACTTCACCGGTGCGGTCGGGGTGCTCGAGACGGCGCGAAAGCTCGATCCCAACAACTACGGTGTCCTGGTCAACCTTGCCTACGCCTACAGCCAGACACGGCGCTCTGCTGAGGGCGCGACGGTCTACGGCCTCGCGGCTGATCTGGCCGCCAGTGGTGCCGAGGGTGCCCCGGCGGGCGATGTGACCGCTCGCTACAACCAGGGAGTCCTGCTCGCTCTCACCGGAAACACCGATGGCGCACTCGCCGCCTACGAGAAGGCGCTGGGTGTCAACCCGCGCTACTTGGACGCTCTGCTCAATGCGGGCTACCTGCACTTCCAGAAGGGCACCTACGCCGAGGCCGCAAAGCGCTTCAAGGCCGCAACCGAGCTCGATGACAAGAGCTATGTCGCTTGGCTCAACCTGGGGACCGCCTGCCAGAAGCAACAAGACCTCAATGGGGCCATCAGCGCGTGGGAGAAGGCAGCGGCACTCAACACGTCGGACTACGACTCCCGAAGCTACCTGGCGAGCGCACTCTTGACCCAAGGGCGTGAGGACGATGCCGGGAAGATCTTTGTCGAGATGGCGAAGCTCAAGCCCGATGAGGCAGGTCCACAGCTCGCGATGGGGCTCTCGTACATGCGGGCGAACAAGCTCGACGATGCCATGAAGTCGTTTCAGGCTGCCATCAAGGCCGATCCGAGTTCCGCTCAGGCGCACAACAACCTTGGCGTGGTCTACGAGCGCCGTGGGCTACTTAACCAGGCAATGGCGGAGTACAAGAAGGCTGTCCAGCTCGATCCGGCCCTGACCGATGCCAAGAACAACCTGGCCCGGTTTGGCAAGCAGGCGGAGACGGGCGATACCAAGCCCGCTAGCAAGCCTACCCCCAAGAGCACCGCGAAGCCGACCAAAAAGGCAAGCGGAGGCTAG
- a CDS encoding sigma-70 family RNA polymerase sigma factor produces MAARQMEDVWRRFKGSGDSRARDAIINNYAYLVKITAGRVVSNLPPNLEREDLYTAGSMGLIKAVDQFDPGRQVKFETYAIALIRGAILESLREEDWVPRSIRERAKTLERAFFELELSLGRPPKED; encoded by the coding sequence ATGGCGGCGAGACAAATGGAGGATGTATGGCGGCGCTTCAAAGGGAGTGGAGATTCCCGCGCACGTGACGCTATCATCAACAACTACGCTTATTTGGTCAAGATCACCGCAGGGCGTGTGGTCAGTAACTTGCCGCCCAACCTGGAGCGGGAGGACCTCTACACCGCGGGCTCGATGGGGCTCATCAAGGCGGTTGACCAGTTCGATCCCGGCCGCCAGGTAAAGTTTGAGACCTACGCCATCGCCCTCATCCGAGGCGCAATCTTAGAGTCTCTGCGAGAAGAAGACTGGGTTCCGCGCTCGATCCGAGAGCGGGCAAAGACCCTGGAGCGGGCCTTTTTTGAGCTAGAGCTCTCGCTGGGACGCCCGCCCAAAGAGGACTAA
- a CDS encoding conjugal transfer protein TraF, giving the protein MRLFVPLSLVAGALTLGSLPAAANDLTFGGDARAFAMGGAGIASLAGNSVSGMGSRNNPASLAFAKGLMRFHFPSLGARADGAISLDKAANYLLTNGSGADASDLARRFASEDSSFGLNGSLGLRIGPVEILASGVGQGYVLPNASLQTWGKNGGTGGVPSDARADILATAVYSLPQIGFATQLKPASGGENFTVAVGARVKYMTAVYAHYYGEKATLDSGSDAFLAPEMNGKNTLNKQGVGADLGIMLESKKLLGLSGGLVVANAVKPDFTFTGQFGANASGGGGTRTYNLLATTATAGVGFQKGGMTAVADWVDITGSVGKAELRAGVEQRLGPVAIRAGYNSANGYTYGLGIGGFDIALGNRQPLEIVRTLKF; this is encoded by the coding sequence ATGCGTCTTTTCGTACCGCTCAGCCTGGTGGCTGGAGCGCTCACCCTCGGATCCCTGCCCGCGGCAGCCAATGACCTCACCTTTGGCGGCGATGCCCGCGCCTTTGCCATGGGCGGTGCCGGGATTGCGTCGCTGGCTGGCAACAGTGTCTCAGGGATGGGCAGCCGCAACAATCCCGCGTCGCTGGCCTTTGCCAAGGGCCTGATGCGCTTTCATTTTCCGAGCCTTGGCGCGCGTGCCGATGGCGCGATCTCGCTGGACAAGGCGGCCAACTACCTCTTGACCAATGGCTCCGGCGCCGATGCCAGCGACCTCGCCCGCCGCTTCGCCTCCGAGGACTCGTCGTTTGGCCTCAATGGGAGCCTGGGGCTGCGGATCGGGCCGGTTGAGATCCTCGCTTCGGGAGTCGGCCAGGGCTATGTCTTGCCCAACGCCTCTCTCCAGACCTGGGGCAAGAACGGCGGTACGGGCGGCGTTCCCAGCGATGCCCGCGCCGATATCCTGGCGACTGCGGTCTACTCCCTCCCTCAAATCGGATTTGCGACCCAGCTCAAGCCCGCCAGCGGTGGCGAGAACTTCACGGTCGCGGTGGGAGCGCGGGTGAAGTACATGACCGCGGTCTATGCCCACTACTACGGTGAGAAAGCGACCCTTGATTCTGGCTCCGATGCCTTCCTCGCACCGGAGATGAACGGCAAGAACACACTCAATAAGCAAGGCGTGGGTGCCGACCTCGGGATCATGCTGGAGTCCAAGAAGCTCCTTGGGCTCTCTGGGGGGCTCGTGGTAGCCAATGCCGTCAAGCCCGACTTTACCTTCACGGGCCAGTTTGGTGCCAATGCGAGCGGCGGCGGTGGGACACGCACCTACAACCTGCTGGCCACCACGGCGACTGCGGGGGTTGGTTTTCAAAAGGGTGGCATGACCGCAGTCGCAGACTGGGTGGACATCACGGGGTCGGTCGGTAAGGCGGAGCTACGCGCGGGAGTCGAGCAGCGCCTGGGGCCTGTGGCGATTCGGGCGGGCTACAACAGCGCCAATGGCTACACCTACGGCCTTGGGATCGGTGGTTTCGACATCGCGCTGGGAAACCGCCAGCCGCTGGAGATCGTGCGGACGCTGAAGTTCTAG
- a CDS encoding NosD domain-containing protein — translation MQLPKTITTSLTLKRGAFLLPEGITISGSNITVDFGGTTLRGSAETTEPDKRAGVGVTVTGKNVTVKNLAVHGYKVGVLGRDCEWLTLEKIDASDNWKQRLASTTEKEDLSDWMSFHHNEKDEWLEYGAAIYLVGCDRFTVRQCTARRGQCGLMLTRCNEGLVAQNDFSFLSAIGLGMYRSSSNKILHNKLDWCVRGYSHGVYNRGQDSAGILIYEQSSENVFAYNSVTHGGDGFFLWAGQTTMDTGRGGCDDNLVFGNDFSHAPTNGIEATFSRNAFVNNLVLECWHGVWGGYSYDTKIVGNVFGFNAEAIAIEHGRDIAIAHNLFHRDVTAVNLWKNATQDPSWAYVRKHETTSRDYAIQENRFVGCQKAVSVRLTERVQEQGNHTEPLRAPVVMQGSGNNIVTTEADGSAYQKRFSLPWNPRAGQPGFAAPAPLPGVPLPFLPKNVLRGRRYILVDEWGPYDFERPILWPRGEGKYEILGPKGRWRLVKAEGASVSAQTGSVPGELSLSVPMGQVGNIKVELEYLGETCRDYRGVLTPKGKPVRFGFSRFFAPIDWEVKFFPWSRANNPNDVHSEPDSREQDERLASGTPLKIEKPARLDYAGSSFGPGIPNNHFLTLAIGKLQVPAGEYILDVTTDDGCRVWLDDNLILKDAWKYQGPTLYPVPLSLSAGPHTLRVEHFQIDGYATLKVNLRPRA, via the coding sequence GGCACGACCCTGCGCGGCTCCGCGGAGACCACCGAGCCCGACAAGCGTGCAGGAGTTGGGGTCACGGTCACCGGCAAGAATGTCACGGTAAAGAACCTCGCGGTCCACGGCTACAAGGTCGGGGTGCTGGGGCGAGACTGCGAATGGCTTACACTCGAGAAGATCGACGCGTCGGACAACTGGAAGCAGCGCCTCGCTAGCACGACCGAGAAAGAGGACCTCTCGGACTGGATGAGCTTCCACCACAACGAAAAAGACGAGTGGCTGGAGTACGGCGCCGCGATCTACTTAGTGGGCTGCGACCGCTTCACGGTGCGCCAGTGCACCGCGCGGCGCGGGCAGTGCGGCCTGATGCTCACCCGGTGCAACGAGGGTCTGGTTGCCCAGAACGATTTCTCCTTTCTCTCCGCCATTGGGCTGGGGATGTACCGCAGTAGCAGCAACAAGATCCTGCACAACAAGCTCGACTGGTGTGTCCGCGGCTACAGCCACGGGGTCTACAACCGCGGCCAGGACTCCGCGGGCATCCTGATCTACGAGCAGAGCAGCGAGAATGTCTTTGCTTATAACTCGGTCACCCACGGCGGCGATGGGTTCTTTCTCTGGGCCGGGCAGACCACGATGGACACCGGGCGCGGGGGCTGCGACGATAACCTGGTCTTTGGGAACGATTTTTCGCACGCCCCCACCAATGGGATCGAGGCGACCTTCTCGCGCAATGCCTTTGTCAACAACCTGGTTCTGGAGTGCTGGCACGGTGTCTGGGGCGGCTATAGCTACGACACGAAGATTGTTGGCAACGTCTTTGGCTTCAACGCCGAGGCGATTGCGATCGAGCACGGGCGGGATATCGCCATCGCGCACAACCTCTTTCACCGGGACGTAACGGCGGTCAACCTCTGGAAAAACGCCACCCAAGACCCAAGCTGGGCCTATGTCCGCAAGCACGAGACTACTAGCCGCGACTATGCGATCCAAGAGAATCGCTTTGTCGGCTGCCAAAAAGCGGTCAGTGTTCGGCTCACGGAGCGGGTACAGGAGCAGGGCAACCACACCGAGCCGCTCCGCGCACCGGTGGTCATGCAAGGCAGTGGAAACAATATTGTCACCACCGAGGCCGATGGAAGTGCCTACCAGAAGCGCTTCTCCCTCCCCTGGAACCCACGCGCGGGGCAGCCCGGCTTTGCCGCCCCTGCCCCGCTTCCCGGAGTGCCGCTTCCGTTTCTGCCGAAGAATGTCCTACGCGGACGGCGCTACATCTTGGTGGACGAGTGGGGGCCGTACGACTTCGAGCGCCCGATTCTCTGGCCCCGCGGCGAGGGCAAGTACGAGATTCTCGGCCCCAAGGGCCGCTGGCGGCTGGTCAAGGCCGAAGGGGCGAGCGTGTCGGCACAGACCGGATCGGTGCCGGGTGAGCTGAGCCTCTCCGTGCCTATGGGCCAGGTGGGGAATATCAAGGTTGAGCTTGAGTATCTTGGGGAGACATGCCGGGACTACCGTGGGGTTCTCACGCCCAAGGGCAAGCCGGTGCGCTTTGGATTCTCGCGCTTCTTTGCCCCTATCGACTGGGAGGTTAAGTTCTTTCCCTGGAGCCGGGCAAACAATCCAAACGATGTCCACAGCGAGCCGGACTCACGCGAGCAAGACGAGCGCCTTGCATCGGGGACACCCCTCAAGATTGAAAAACCAGCCCGCCTGGACTACGCGGGGAGCTCCTTTGGGCCGGGAATTCCCAACAACCACTTCCTGACCCTCGCGATCGGTAAGCTACAGGTTCCCGCGGGGGAGTATATCCTGGATGTCACCACGGATGACGGCTGCCGGGTCTGGCTGGACGACAACCTGATCCTTAAAGACGCTTGGAAGTACCAGGGGCCGACCCTCTACCCCGTTCCCCTCTCGCTCAGTGCAGGGCCACATACCCTGCGCGTGGAGCACTTTCAGATCGACGGCTACGCGACCCTGAAGGTCAACCTACGCCCGAGAGCATAA
- a CDS encoding sigma-70 family RNA polymerase sigma factor codes for MMADTGRGSVLSLDDIIMGSEGSERLHLADVVPDDGATPVADVELRERIRQLGGAIDRLPEREKLVIALYYYEGLTFKEIGKVLSVSESRVYQLHTQAVLRMRGYLNRDQELFRA; via the coding sequence ATGATGGCCGATACCGGGCGAGGATCCGTGCTCTCGCTCGACGACATCATCATGGGGAGTGAGGGGTCGGAGCGCTTGCATCTCGCGGATGTCGTGCCCGACGATGGAGCAACACCTGTTGCAGACGTAGAGCTACGGGAGCGGATCCGTCAGCTGGGGGGAGCGATCGATCGCCTGCCCGAGCGGGAGAAGCTTGTGATAGCATTGTACTATTATGAAGGCTTGACCTTCAAAGAGATCGGCAAGGTGCTCTCGGTATCGGAGTCGCGTGTCTATCAGCTGCACACTCAGGCAGTACTCAGGATGCGCGGGTATCTCAATCGTGACCAGGAGTTATTTCGCGCATGA
- a CDS encoding 3' terminal RNA ribose 2'-O-methyltransferase Hen1: MLLTLTVVAQEPVLSDARDLGFLLHKNPATRFQKELNFGTAHVFYPEATPERTTAALLVELDPIRLVRGRADSLFQYVCDRPYVASSFLSVALSECFSTALSGRSKERPELAATPLVLTASLPALACDAGEPLVRRLLEPLGYTVEIACHPLDPRFPEWGTSNLYTVVLTGTQTLHDLLSHLYVLIPALDNAKHYFVGDEEVEKLLRHGEGWLATHPERELITRRYLRYKRSLTSAALEKLTEGEAVAGDEPVEEVLEAPVRLNDQRVEAALAAIRTLEPAAQSVIDLGCGEGRTLKAVKAAFPTVALTGMDVSSGVLAVAERRLHGAVPLLQGSLVYSDSRLQGFDVALLMEVIEHLDPERLSALESTVFGDAAPRRVFVTTPNAEYNAVWESLPAGKFRHGDHRFEWTRTEFVTWAERVAQDFGYRVAFGAIGDQHEKLGSPTQSATFDR, encoded by the coding sequence ATGTTACTCACGCTTACTGTTGTTGCCCAAGAACCTGTGCTTTCCGATGCCCGAGACCTAGGTTTTTTACTACATAAAAACCCAGCAACACGCTTCCAAAAAGAGCTCAACTTCGGCACTGCGCACGTGTTCTACCCCGAGGCAACACCGGAGCGAACCACCGCGGCCCTCCTGGTCGAGCTCGACCCCATTCGCCTTGTACGGGGCCGTGCAGACTCGCTGTTTCAGTATGTCTGTGACCGCCCGTATGTCGCATCGTCGTTTCTGAGTGTCGCGCTCTCTGAGTGCTTCTCCACCGCGCTCTCCGGTCGCAGTAAAGAGCGCCCCGAGCTGGCTGCCACTCCCCTCGTGCTCACCGCGAGCCTCCCCGCGCTCGCCTGTGACGCCGGCGAGCCGCTTGTCCGCCGCCTCCTAGAGCCACTGGGCTACACGGTCGAGATTGCCTGCCACCCGCTGGACCCACGATTCCCTGAGTGGGGCACTAGCAACTTGTATACCGTCGTGCTTACTGGCACCCAGACACTCCATGATTTACTGTCCCATCTCTATGTCCTGATCCCCGCGCTCGACAACGCCAAGCACTACTTTGTGGGCGACGAAGAGGTGGAGAAGCTCCTGCGGCACGGCGAGGGCTGGCTGGCCACCCACCCCGAGCGCGAGCTCATCACGCGGCGCTACCTCCGCTACAAACGGAGCCTCACGAGCGCCGCTCTCGAAAAGCTCACCGAGGGCGAGGCCGTGGCCGGTGACGAGCCCGTCGAGGAGGTTTTGGAGGCCCCGGTTCGGCTCAACGACCAGCGTGTGGAGGCCGCGCTCGCGGCGATTCGCACCCTGGAGCCGGCGGCACAATCGGTGATCGACCTGGGCTGTGGCGAGGGCCGCACGCTCAAGGCGGTCAAGGCGGCATTTCCGACAGTCGCGCTCACGGGGATGGATGTCTCCAGCGGGGTCCTCGCGGTGGCGGAGCGGCGCTTGCACGGCGCGGTTCCCCTGCTCCAGGGCTCGCTGGTCTACTCCGACTCCCGGCTCCAGGGCTTTGATGTGGCCCTTCTCATGGAGGTGATCGAGCACCTGGACCCGGAGCGCCTTAGTGCCTTGGAGAGCACGGTCTTCGGCGATGCGGCCCCACGTCGGGTCTTTGTCACGACACCCAACGCCGAGTACAACGCGGTCTGGGAGAGCCTCCCGGCAGGGAAGTTCCGCCACGGAGACCACCGGTTTGAGTGGACCCGCACGGAGTTTGTTACCTGGGCCGAGCGGGTCGCGCAGGACTTCGGCTACCGTGTCGCGTTTGGCGCAATCGGCGACCAGCACGAGAAACTGGGC
- a CDS encoding NAD(+)/NADH kinase — MSGKVVGLLANDTKPAAVETAAGLAQQLKQRGLQVRMAPEFSDDEIAQCDFVVVFGGDGTVLAAARLVAEHGTPLLAIHLGRFGFVTEASPDNLIDAVDAALEGRCEVHERMLLAGAIYRGGSETAETQLLAVNDIVVASGAVRMVHVHTQVGKDAIATYAADGVIVSSPTGSTGYSLSAGGPLVHPDVRALMITPIAPHTLSARTLLVPDTETVYLTVETQTRDAVAVTADGQTGLSLTPGDTVAISRAPYNVRMLAAGGPNFYQKIRSRWHYGERLTG, encoded by the coding sequence GTGAGTGGCAAGGTCGTCGGACTGCTTGCCAATGACACCAAACCTGCCGCAGTAGAGACTGCGGCAGGGCTTGCTCAGCAGCTCAAACAACGCGGGCTCCAGGTCCGCATGGCCCCGGAATTCAGCGACGACGAGATCGCCCAGTGCGATTTTGTCGTCGTTTTTGGTGGTGATGGCACGGTTCTCGCCGCGGCGCGCTTGGTCGCGGAGCACGGAACCCCCTTGCTGGCGATCCACCTGGGGCGCTTTGGCTTTGTGACCGAGGCCTCTCCCGACAACCTGATCGATGCCGTGGACGCCGCGCTCGAAGGGCGCTGTGAGGTACACGAGCGCATGCTCCTGGCCGGCGCGATCTACCGCGGAGGAAGCGAGACGGCCGAGACGCAGCTCCTGGCCGTGAACGATATTGTCGTGGCCAGCGGGGCCGTGCGCATGGTGCATGTCCACACCCAAGTGGGCAAGGATGCGATCGCCACCTACGCCGCCGATGGCGTGATTGTCTCGTCGCCAACGGGCTCGACGGGCTACTCGCTCTCCGCGGGAGGGCCGCTGGTCCACCCTGATGTCCGCGCCCTCATGATCACCCCCATCGCGCCACACACGCTCTCTGCACGCACCCTGCTCGTCCCCGACACGGAGACGGTCTACCTCACAGTGGAGACCCAGACCCGCGATGCGGTTGCTGTCACCGCGGACGGCCAGACCGGGCTCTCTCTTACCCCCGGCGATACGGTCGCGATCTCACGGGCACCCTACAATGTCCGCATGCTCGCCGCCGGGGGGCCAAACTTCTACCAGAAGATTCGGAGCCGCTGGCACTACGGCGAGCGGCTCACCGGCTAG